Proteins encoded in a region of the Mesoflavibacter profundi genome:
- a CDS encoding homocysteine S-methyltransferase family protein, translating to MSDIFKILQHRILVLDGAMGTMLQRYNFTEDDFRGLRFKDFKHPLKGNNDLLSLTQPEAIAEVHRKYFEAGADIVETNTFSGTTIGMADYHMEDLVYELNFESAKIAKQVAEEFTKANPEKPRFVAGSIGPTNRTASLSPDVNRPEYRAVTFDELRIAYKQQVEALIDGGSDILLVETIFDTLNAKAALFAIQEVKEERNIDIPVMVSGTITDASGRTLSGQTVEAFLISISHIPLLSVGFNCALGADQLQPYLKRLSHETDFYTSAHPNAGLPNAFGEYDQTVKQMQQLIENYLKDDLINIIGGCCGTTPEHIKAIAEVASKYKPRTVGSSAVENF from the coding sequence ATGTCAGACATTTTCAAAATATTACAACACCGAATTTTAGTTTTAGATGGCGCAATGGGAACCATGTTGCAGCGCTATAATTTTACTGAAGACGATTTTCGTGGTTTAAGATTTAAAGATTTTAAACATCCGTTAAAAGGAAATAATGATTTATTATCGCTAACACAACCAGAAGCTATTGCCGAAGTACATAGAAAGTATTTCGAAGCTGGCGCAGATATAGTTGAAACCAATACATTTTCTGGTACAACCATTGGTATGGCAGATTACCATATGGAAGATTTGGTGTACGAATTAAATTTTGAATCGGCTAAAATAGCCAAACAAGTTGCCGAAGAATTTACGAAAGCGAATCCTGAAAAACCGCGTTTTGTAGCTGGAAGTATTGGTCCAACAAACCGTACCGCAAGTTTAAGTCCAGATGTAAACAGACCAGAATATCGTGCAGTAACCTTTGATGAATTACGCATTGCTTACAAACAACAAGTTGAAGCTTTAATTGATGGCGGAAGCGATATTTTGTTAGTCGAAACTATTTTTGATACACTAAATGCCAAAGCAGCATTATTTGCCATTCAGGAAGTTAAGGAAGAACGTAATATTGACATTCCGGTTATGGTATCAGGAACCATTACCGACGCTTCTGGTAGAACATTATCTGGACAAACTGTAGAAGCATTTTTAATTTCAATATCACATATTCCGTTGTTAAGTGTTGGTTTCAATTGCGCGCTTGGTGCAGACCAATTACAACCGTATTTAAAACGCTTATCTCACGAAACCGATTTTTACACATCAGCACATCCAAACGCAGGATTGCCAAATGCTTTTGGTGAGTACGACCAAACAGTCAAACAAATGCAACAGCTAATTGAAAACTACCTAAAAGATGATTTAATAAACATCATCGGTGGTTGTTGCGGTACAACACCAGAACACATAAAAGCGATTGCGGAAGTTGCTTCAAAATATAAACCTAGAACTGTCGGTTCGAGCGCAGTCGAGAACTTTTAA